One window from the genome of Mucilaginibacter ginsenosidivorans encodes:
- a CDS encoding alpha-galactosidase: MRRRTCLFAFTFTLLLCIRVTGQQLPIWNNAAQKANGTDWLISSTSYKAQIYRSADGKDLVLYNGLVKRIFRITPNVACTDYQNVTNGRQLLRAVKAEARLTINGRDYNVGGLYGQKENAYLLPVQVDRMTARANDFQFVSYTIAPVTPYLNWKTRFWMPPIKAASGKKVSFLYHAGAPELQGLEVRINYELYDGIPLIVKSLSIENKGANTFKINRVVNEILGMVEEESAVVGKPEDMKKNQGIYLETNYAFNNAMRYALSDQVTHWKTDSAYTSQVNYDLQTPCLLEIYPEQGPGVELKPGEVFNSVRTSELLMDSYDRERRGLAIRKMYNVLAPWTAANPIFMHLVSKNDEDVRTAVDQCAATGYEAVILSFGSHLNMEDTSSANLVRWKQMADYAHSRHVFIGGYTLFSSRQISDSDDVVDPKTGKPGGAFFGHAPCFGSKWGLAFRDKIKNFFTQTGFDIWENDGPYPGDVCASTTHPGHAGLDDSQWRQMEIQKDLYHWLNARGIYINAPDWYFLDGTNKIAIGYREVNFSLPRADQKILNRQNIYDGTWEKSPSMGWGFVPLTRYQGGGPEAVLEPLSEHLDDYKALMMEYYGSGVQACYRGPRLFDTDKTKEAVIEVIKWYKKYRDILNADIIHLRRPDGRDWDGILHVNPQLKIKGLVMLYNPTGIAIKRHIELPLYYTGLTTIASVSEQGGAPKVYHLKRDYSVSLDCTIPANGYTWLTVE; the protein is encoded by the coding sequence GCATCCGTGTTACAGGGCAGCAGTTACCCATATGGAACAATGCGGCACAAAAAGCAAACGGAACCGATTGGCTGATCTCATCAACAAGCTATAAAGCGCAAATTTACAGAAGCGCAGACGGGAAGGACCTGGTTTTGTACAATGGTTTGGTGAAACGTATTTTCCGCATTACCCCTAATGTTGCTTGTACAGATTACCAAAACGTAACTAACGGCCGTCAATTATTGAGAGCGGTGAAAGCCGAGGCAAGGTTAACCATCAACGGCCGCGATTATAATGTTGGCGGCCTATACGGACAAAAGGAAAATGCTTACCTGCTGCCCGTCCAGGTTGACAGGATGACGGCCAGGGCAAACGATTTCCAATTCGTTAGTTATACCATCGCGCCGGTCACTCCTTATCTTAACTGGAAAACACGATTTTGGATGCCCCCCATCAAAGCTGCATCCGGGAAAAAAGTATCATTCCTTTATCATGCGGGTGCCCCCGAACTACAGGGCCTTGAAGTACGAATAAACTATGAACTTTATGATGGGATACCGCTGATCGTAAAATCGCTTTCCATAGAAAATAAAGGTGCCAATACCTTTAAAATAAACCGCGTGGTGAACGAGATATTGGGCATGGTTGAAGAAGAGAGCGCTGTGGTTGGTAAGCCGGAGGATATGAAGAAGAACCAGGGTATTTACCTGGAAACCAATTACGCCTTCAACAATGCGATGCGCTATGCATTAAGCGACCAGGTAACCCATTGGAAAACCGACTCCGCTTACACGTCGCAGGTAAATTACGACCTGCAAACGCCCTGTCTGCTGGAAATTTATCCGGAACAAGGTCCGGGTGTCGAATTAAAACCGGGTGAAGTTTTCAACTCGGTGCGGACAAGTGAATTACTGATGGACAGCTATGACAGGGAAAGAAGGGGCCTGGCGATACGCAAAATGTACAACGTATTAGCACCGTGGACTGCCGCCAACCCCATTTTTATGCACCTGGTTAGTAAAAATGATGAGGATGTGCGCACGGCAGTTGACCAGTGCGCTGCTACAGGCTATGAAGCTGTGATACTAAGCTTTGGCAGTCACCTTAACATGGAAGATACCAGTTCGGCCAATTTGGTGCGCTGGAAGCAAATGGCCGACTATGCACATAGCAGGCATGTTTTTATAGGCGGCTACACGCTGTTCAGTTCGCGACAGATCAGCGATTCGGATGATGTGGTCGACCCAAAGACCGGCAAACCGGGTGGTGCGTTTTTCGGGCATGCGCCCTGTTTTGGAAGTAAATGGGGATTGGCTTTCAGGGATAAGATCAAAAACTTTTTCACGCAAACGGGTTTCGATATCTGGGAGAATGACGGCCCCTACCCCGGCGATGTTTGTGCATCAACCACCCACCCCGGCCATGCAGGGCTGGACGACTCGCAATGGCGGCAAATGGAGATTCAAAAAGACCTTTATCACTGGCTGAACGCGCGGGGCATTTACATTAATGCGCCCGACTGGTATTTTTTGGATGGAACGAATAAGATAGCCATAGGCTACCGGGAAGTGAATTTTTCGCTGCCCCGGGCCGATCAAAAAATATTGAACCGGCAGAATATTTATGACGGAACCTGGGAGAAAAGCCCGTCGATGGGTTGGGGGTTTGTGCCGCTAACCCGTTACCAGGGTGGCGGCCCGGAGGCTGTGCTGGAACCGTTAAGCGAACACCTGGACGATTATAAGGCTTTGATGATGGAATACTATGGGTCGGGTGTGCAGGCTTGTTACCGGGGGCCACGGTTGTTCGATACCGATAAAACAAAGGAAGCCGTTATAGAGGTCATCAAGTGGTATAAAAAGTACCGGGACATCCTGAATGCGGATATCATCCACCTGCGCAGGCCCGATGGGCGCGACTGGGACGGTATTTTGCACGTCAATCCGCAGCTGAAGATCAAGGGCCTGGTTATGCTTTATAACCCAACAGGAATAGCCATCAAAAGGCACATCGAACTACCGCTTTATTACACGGGCTTAACAACAATTGCTTCAGTGAGCGAACAGGGCGGTGCTCCAAAGGTGTATCATTTAAAGAGGGATTATAGCGTTAGCCTGGATTGTACGATACCTGCAAATGGCTATACCTGGCTGACTGTTGAATAA